Proteins from a genomic interval of Chitinophagaceae bacterium:
- a CDS encoding 30S ribosomal protein S4 — MARYTGPASKIARKFGEPIFGYDKSLERKNYPPGQHGVTKRRKVSSEYGIQLKEKQKAKYTYGLLERQFLKTFKKAASKKGVTGENLLQLLEARLDNTVFRLGFATTRRAARQLVSHKHVIVNGELVNIPSYSLKPGDVVSVRTKSKSLMAVTDAMSKNSKTYNWLQWNADNMEGIFTAYPQRESIPENINEQLIVELYSK; from the coding sequence ATGGCTAGATATACAGGACCAGCAAGTAAAATTGCCAGAAAATTTGGAGAACCAATCTTTGGTTACGATAAGTCTTTAGAGCGCAAAAACTATCCTCCCGGACAGCATGGAGTTACCAAAAGAAGAAAAGTTTCTTCTGAGTACGGAATTCAGCTTAAGGAGAAGCAAAAAGCAAAATATACTTACGGACTATTGGAAAGACAGTTCCTAAAGACTTTCAAAAAAGCGGCTTCTAAAAAAGGCGTTACCGGTGAAAACTTACTTCAGTTATTAGAAGCACGTTTAGACAATACTGTTTTTCGTCTTGGTTTTGCAACTACCAGAAGAGCAGCCAGGCAATTAGTGTCTCACAAACATGTTATTGTAAACGGAGAATTAGTAAACATCCCTTCTTATAGTCTTAAGCCGGGTGATGTTGTGAGCGTAAGAACAAAGTCAAAGTCATTAATGGCGGTAACTGACGCAATGTCAAAAAATAGCAAAACATATAACTGGCTACAGTGGAATGCCGATAATATGGAAGGGATTTTTACAGCTTATCCTCAAAGAGAAAGCATTCCTGAAAATATTAATGAGCAGTTGATTGTAGAATTATATTCTAAATAA